Sequence from the Candidatus Paceibacterota bacterium genome:
ACGGCCTGGAACCGCCCCGAACAGAACTTCGAGCCAATGACAGCGCCATTACGATTCGGCGCCCTGGCCAGTCCCCTGACGAAAATGCTCGATCAGGGCCACGGAGATGTGACGCTGCCCCCGGAGGACCGGGAGCGGCTGGACACGTGGATGGATGCGAACGCGCTGTTCTACGGAACGTTTGACGTAAAAGAGCAGAAGAAACAGCTGCTTGGGGAGACGATCGCGGGCCCGAGTGAATAGCGCTTTTCTTGTCCACCGCCCGGCCACTGCGGAAAAGCAGAGCACACTCTCCACCCGGCCTGGCTGAACTGAAATACCAACCAACGCAGCATTACTCATGCAGACAAAATGGGAATACACGGTTCTGAAGTTGGCGACCGACTTCGGATTCTTCACCGGCACCAACTTTGATGCTGGCCAGCTTAGCCAGCATTTGAACGAACACGGCGAGGCCGGATGGGAGCTTGTTTCGGTGTTTAATATCGAGAAGGTTAAAGGCGGCTCAAAATTCGTGCTGGCCGTTATGAAGAGGCCCAAGGCCTAAGGATCAGCCCTCCCTTCTCCGTTTGGCTGTCTCGTCTCCCGTGCTGGCGGACGTTCGTGCCGCCGACGCTTGATCCTTGGGCCGCCACTCCTGGGTACCGCCCGTTGTCACGGCGGTCGCCGACAAATTTGCACTTAGGGTATTCAGGTGCAATGGTTGAGAAGGTCCCTGCACGCGCACCTCCACACCGCCGGGACCAATTAGACTCGATTGAGAGTGCGGAGACAAGACATGAGAAGAGTTAGCTGCTATTTGATCGGGGTGAGCTGGCTGGCTGCCCAACACCTTGGGGCGGGAATTATTCCCCGCGGCACTCTGCTGGAGTTGCACTCGTGCGAGCTTTACGCCGGGGGCTGCGTGGTTTCCAGCGAGGCCACCCAGAGGGGGCGTTACATGCTGCGGGCATGGAGTTTCATGGACGGGCGATTTGGCAATGAGAGCCTGGCCGGGCTTCAGCTCGCAGTTCTCGAAACTTCCCCGGACAATCTGGCGGCGGAGGACGCGACGGGGGACCAGGCCGTGGTTTATCTGCCGAAGGCGGCGACGCCGGCCCAGCGCAAGGCGCTGATGGCCTGGCTGCGGGCCAATGCATCGGGGCTGGAGCGCGCCGCGCTGAAGAGCCGCATCGCGCCTTTGGCGCTGCGTCAAACGGAGAGTGGTTACGCCTTTTCGGCGGGCAGCTTTGTCTCGGTGGAGACGGCTCCGCTCGAGTCCTGCGAGGCTGGTTCGTGCGGCGAAGGGCTTTGGTACAAGCCGCGCACGACCACCAGCAGCTTTGCGGTGGCGGTCAATCGAACGTCCCGGGTACAGGAGCCACTGCTGAGACTCAAATGGTTCGACGCCGGCAAGCGAAGCGTGTTCCTGGCCAGGTTTGGCGAGCCCGGCCCAAACAAGGATGTGCAAGTTTCCTGTGCCGATTTATGCGGCGCCGGGACCGACCAGTTCTGAAAGGGCACACTCGGGGAGGACAAGGAGATTAGCATGGCAACAACGGGGATTGACTATGAATGATTCCAAAACAAGGGAGGGCCTGACGGTCTCGCGCCGTTCGTTCCTCAAGACATTCGGCACCAGCGCGGCAGTGGCGGCCACGGCGCAACTCGAATCGGTGGCCCAGGAACTGTCCAAGGCCGACACTGAGAAGCTGCACGGGCCGGGGCCCGTGCCGATTACGCTCAATGTCAACGGCAAGCCCCTGAAGCTGGAGGTGGAACCGCGCGTCACGCTGCTGGACGCGCTGCGCAACCATGCGAGTCTGACCGGCGCCAAGGAAGTCTGCGACCGCGCTACCTGCGGCGCCTGCACAGTGCTGCTGGACGGCACCCCGATCTACGCCTGCTCGAAACTGGCCATTGAAGCGCAAGGCCATGCCATCACCACCGTCGAGGGACTGGCGGAGGGGGGCAAGCTCACCCCGGTGCAGCAGGCCTTTGTGGCCGAAGACGCGCTCATGTGCGGCTACTGCACCCCGGGCTTCGTTATGAGCGTCACAGCCCTGCTCAGGCAAAATCCGCGCCCGACGGCTGAGCAGGTCAAGACTGCCTGCGCCGGAAACCTATGCCGCTGCGGCACCTATCCGCACGTGATGAAGGCGGCGCTTAAGGCCGCCGGCGTGTCCACCACTACCAGAACGGAGGTCATTTCCTATGGCAAGCTGGCCTGAAAAGCGAACCCGCATTGGCTCGCGCGCTCCCCGCGTGGACGGACCGGTCAAAGTCACCGGCGCGGCCAAGTACACTTCAGATGTTCAGCCCGGAGGCTGGCTTTACGGCATGATACTCCGCTCCAAATGGCCGAAGGCGAAGATCGCCGGCATAAGCCTGGAGAAGGCGCTCCAGGTGCCCGGCATCAAGGCAGCGCTGCTGTCCCGCGAAGGCGAACGCACGGTCCGTTACTATGGTGAAGAGCTCGCGGCCGTGGCCGGCACGAGCAAACAGGCATGCCTCGACGCGTTAAGGGCCATCGAAGTTCGCGCCACGCCGCTGCCGTTCGTGGTGCGTGAGGAAGACGCCCGGCAGGAATCCGCGCCGCGAGTCTGGGAGGAGAACCCAAATCTCTCTCCTCCCAGGGTGAACGAGAAGGGGGAGGTGGACAAGGCGTTCGCTGAATGCGCGGCTGTCGTTGAGGGCTTCTACAACACCGCAGTGCAGGTGCATCACCCGCTCGAACCCCACGGCCACACAATTTCCTGGACCGACGCCGGCGTGACCGCCTGGTCTTCAACGCAGGGGGTCTTCAGCGTCCGGGATGGGCTGGCCTCGAACCTGGGGGTGCCCCAGAACCAGGTGCGCGTGATCACCGAGCATATGGGCGGCGGCTTCGGCGCCAAGTTCGGGCCTGGCATCGAGGGCGGGCTGGCGGCGCGCCTGTCGAAGGCCGCGGGGGCGCCGGTCAAGATCATGCTGACGCGGTTCGATCAGGCGCTGGCGGCCGGCAACCGGCCCTCCAGCTTCCAGAAGATCAAGCTCGGCGCATCGGCTGACGGCAAATTGCAGGCCTTCGAGTTCGAGAACTATGGCACTGCCGGCATCGGCAGCGGCGGCTCGACCGCGGGCGGCGGCAGCGGCGTTGAACTGCACGCGCCTTACATCTACCGCGTGCCCAACATCCGCGTGAAGCAGGCTGCGGTGGCGGTTAATGCCGGGTCGGCGCGCGCTTTCCGCGCCCCGGCCAGCCCGCCTTCGTCTTACGGCATAGAGGGCATTCTCGACGAGCTGGCCCTGAAGCTGAACCTGGACCCGGTCGAGCTGCGCATCAAGAATGACCCGTCCGAAGTCCGCCAGAAGCAATACCGGCTGGGCGCCGAACGCTTTGGCTGGAGCCAGAAATACCGCAAGCCGGGCACGTCGCCCGGCGTCGTCAAGACCGGCGTGGGTTGTGGCGGGGCCACGTGGGGGGGCGGCGGAAACCAGCGCTCGCGGGCTGAGGCGCAAATTAATCCGGATGGCAGCGTCGAAGTTCGCTGCGGCACCCAGGACCTGGGGACCGGCACGCGCACGCTGGTCGCCCTGGTGGCAGCCGAGACGTTCGGGCTGGCCCCTGACCAGATCCAGGTGCAGATCGGCGACACGCGCTTCCCGTACGGCAACGACAGTGGCGGCAGCACTACCGCGGCTTCTGTCTGTCCCGCGGTCTATGAC
This genomic interval carries:
- a CDS encoding DUF4177 domain-containing protein produces the protein MQTKWEYTVLKLATDFGFFTGTNFDAGQLSQHLNEHGEAGWELVSVFNIEKVKGGSKFVLAVMKRPKA
- a CDS encoding DUF1326 domain-containing protein, whose amino-acid sequence is MRRVSCYLIGVSWLAAQHLGAGIIPRGTLLELHSCELYAGGCVVSSEATQRGRYMLRAWSFMDGRFGNESLAGLQLAVLETSPDNLAAEDATGDQAVVYLPKAATPAQRKALMAWLRANASGLERAALKSRIAPLALRQTESGYAFSAGSFVSVETAPLESCEAGSCGEGLWYKPRTTTSSFAVAVNRTSRVQEPLLRLKWFDAGKRSVFLARFGEPGPNKDVQVSCADLCGAGTDQF
- a CDS encoding (2Fe-2S)-binding protein, producing the protein MNDSKTREGLTVSRRSFLKTFGTSAAVAATAQLESVAQELSKADTEKLHGPGPVPITLNVNGKPLKLEVEPRVTLLDALRNHASLTGAKEVCDRATCGACTVLLDGTPIYACSKLAIEAQGHAITTVEGLAEGGKLTPVQQAFVAEDALMCGYCTPGFVMSVTALLRQNPRPTAEQVKTACAGNLCRCGTYPHVMKAALKAAGVSTTTRTEVISYGKLA
- a CDS encoding xanthine dehydrogenase family protein molybdopterin-binding subunit, whose amino-acid sequence is MASWPEKRTRIGSRAPRVDGPVKVTGAAKYTSDVQPGGWLYGMILRSKWPKAKIAGISLEKALQVPGIKAALLSREGERTVRYYGEELAAVAGTSKQACLDALRAIEVRATPLPFVVREEDARQESAPRVWEENPNLSPPRVNEKGEVDKAFAECAAVVEGFYNTAVQVHHPLEPHGHTISWTDAGVTAWSSTQGVFSVRDGLASNLGVPQNQVRVITEHMGGGFGAKFGPGIEGGLAARLSKAAGAPVKIMLTRFDQALAAGNRPSSFQKIKLGASADGKLQAFEFENYGTAGIGSGGSTAGGGSGVELHAPYIYRVPNIRVKQAAVAVNAGSARAFRAPASPPSSYGIEGILDELALKLNLDPVELRIKNDPSEVRQKQYRLGAERFGWSQKYRKPGTSPGVVKTGVGCGGATWGGGGNQRSRAEAQINPDGSVEVRCGTQDLGTGTRTLVALVAAETFGLAPDQIQVQIGDTRFPYGNDSGGSTTAASVCPAVYDACTRALSALQWQASVADARGPNWRDACKRLGLQPLVRPGQWQRGLSSSGVGGVQFAEVEVDTETGFVRVKKVTCVQDCGLIVSKLTCESQVNGGIIMGIGYALYEERVMDRQTGVVLNPNFETYKLPALADIPEIDIVLMDMPERGVIGIGEPVTIPTAAAIANAVANALGVRVRSLPITPARVLAALGKTGGAA